TGATAAATATGTATTTATTGAGTGTGTCGTGGTGCAGAGTTGTGTAAACTTAACCACATTCCAGAGTGGCTGTGCGAGAAACAAGGTAACTATAGtttaagacacatggagagagatgCAGTGACACCCACTGGTGACAACTGGGATATGAAATACATATAATATGCAAGCACACACTAAAAACAGTCAGGCCCTTAATGCATGCCAGGCAgcataatacactacatgaccaaaagtctgtggacacctgctcgtcgaacatctcattccaaaatcatgggctttaatatggagttggtcccacttTTCTGCCACAACAGCCGctacttttctgggaaggctttccactagatgttggaacattgctgcagggatttgcctccattcagccacaagatcattcgtgaggtcgggcactgacgtcagcgttccaatttatcccaaaggtgaTCGATGGAGTTAAGGTCATGGGTtctctgcaggccagtcaagttcttccacaccgatctcgaacctatttctgtatggaccacactttgtgcacgggggcattgtcatgctgaaacaggaaagggcctgcccaaacctgttgccacaaagttggaagcacaaagtcgtctagaatgtcattgtatgctgtagtgtctAACGGGCTGcacctgaaccatgaaaaacagcaccagaccattattcctcctcctctaAAATTTAcagcactatgcattcaggcaggtagcgttctcctggcatccgcaaaacccagattcatctgtcggactgccagatggtgaagcgtgattcatcactccagagaacacattttcactgctccagagtccaatggcagcaagctttacgccactccagccgacgcttggcattgcacatggtgatcttagggttgtgtgcggctgctcggccatggaaatccatttaattaagctccagatgaacagttcttgtgctgatgttgcttccagaggcagtttggaactactcgcttcagcactcggtggccctgttctgtgagcttgtgtggcctaccacttcgcggctgagccgttgttgctcctagacgtttccactttacaataacagcacttacagttgaccggggaagctctctAGCAGGGCATACAACTGACAAACTGACTTGGAGGCattctatgacagtgccacgttgaaagtcactgagctcttcagagactgcatggctgtgtgctcgattttatacacctgtcagcaacaggtgtggctgaaaaagccgaatgcactaatttgaagggaCGTCCACATACTGTTATACATACATTGCATATACAAAGGTAATATGTTACTCACTTGAATGTGTCAAGAATGTGTGCAGAGTTAGTGTAGTGAGTGAGGAAGAGCCTCATGTCTCCTGCTGTCCATTTGTCTGACCGACACGGCTCAATaaactgtgtgagagtgagagagagagagagagagagaaagaaagagagggattaCACCAGTCTCAGCACAAAAGTCTATAGACCTTATTGGCCTGATAAGCCAGAGCCAGAGTTGAATATTCCGACTAAAAACATTCACTAATGTATATTACTAATGATTTACTTACATACCTTTTCCACCAGATCAATAAAGAAGTCTCTGACATCTTTCGTGTTGGTTAATTTGGCAGCAATGTTGACAAGGCCTCTGGAGAGATTCtatggatgaagagagagtagAGTTTGTTTCAAATAATTATCAAATAATTTGAAAAGGTTTTTGATACGGCAGTTTAGAAATAATTCAACTCAAGTGAACTGTTTGAATTAGACAATTGATGTGCACATTTGACTCCATATAACCATGGTTACCACACTTTCTATGGGCTGATTTACAGATTTTTGTAGTAGGCGGGACTGGACATCACCTTCTATGAAACTGTGTGGTCTGTTGAAGCGTTAGCAGTCCTGTTGGTTAACACAAGCATGTGTTGTCCCTCACCTTGAAGTTGGCTTCCATCTCATTAAATGCTTTGGTCTTCCCCCGGAGAGCCGTGCACACCAAACTGAGTGGGGCGGAGGGAATGACAGAAACAGGAGCAAGGGCATGAGTGATACTACTGAATATTGTCATTCATAATATTAGAACGCAAGCAATATACACAAAAAAATacggagagaaaaaaaaagtgaattattgaCAGGAAACTACATCAGGCAATCAATAACTAATGGACCACACTCATGCCTCTTGTGCTGGTCCAGCAGATCCTTGTCAGTAATTAAAATCTTCAGTTCCTTTAGATCTTGTAAGAACTCCTTCTCAAGATCCACATCCATGTCTTCCACCATGTTATCTGAGAAGACAAACTACTTCAGACATCTGATATTGCCGTATTAGGTAACAGTGCTgtgacagtaaaaaaaaaaaaacataactcCAATTAATGCAGGCCTCAGGAATGATTGCAGTGCACAACTGCAGGTCAATTGATTAGGGACTCACCCAATGCTCCCACGGTCCAGTTGCTGATGAGCTGCCCTGCACAGAAGGCAAAGTCCTGGAATGTAAGATAATGCAGCTTCTTCTTCCCCGTCTCAAAGCGATTGTTGGCAAAGAAAACAATGGCAGCGTAATCCCTGAGAAGAGGAGATGCAGgggagttttttttttaaagaggtcAAAGTGTACAAAATAAATGACAAAATTATATCAAATTGAATAGTAAATTCTACTTTTACCTGGCCAGCTtgtcagagagaaggaagtgCTGACGAATGTTTTCCACCAGGGGTCCCTTCAGTTCCTCCACAACTTTGAATACACGCTTGAAGTTATCAAACTGGGAGAAAAGGGGATCATTCAGAAAAGGTTTAGTGTGCATGTGAAAAACAGTGACacttgcatttacatttacatttaagtcatttagcagacgctcttatccagagcgacttacaggtcTTAGAACTACAGTGTCTCGTGCTCTGTAGCTCATATAATCTGTACAGGCAGGACGGTCTCACTAATGTTGAGCTGAGCTGTGTTAGCATATTCCCTTATTCTGTGAGTggcgtacagtaccagtcaaaagttgacacctactcattcaagggcttttctttatcattaatattttctacattgtagaataatagtgacaacatcaaaactatgaaataaacctcccccccccacaaaaaagacaaacaaaaagtgttaaacaaatctaaatagattttatttttgagtttcttcaatgcagccaccctttgccttgaagacagctttgcacacttttggcattctctcaaccagattcatgagggaGTCACcagaaatgcatttcaattaacaggtgtgccttgttaaaagttcatttgtggaattgttTTCCTTctaaatgcatttgagccaatcgtgttgtgacaaggtaggggtggtatacagaagacaggcCTATTTGGTTAaagtcaatattatggcaagaatagctgaaataagcaaagacaaacgacagtccatcattacatgaaggtcagtcaattcggaataggaaaggaagacccagagatacctctgctgcagaggataagttcattagagttaccagcctcagaaattgcagcccaaataaatgcttcagagtgcaaagaaacccctactaaaggaaaccaataagaagaagagacttgggcCTCCCCAGTGGTCTATGGCTAGctatgccactagagattctgagTTAAAGTCCAGggtctgtcgcagccggccgcaaccaGAAGACCCACGgggcggcgcataattggcccagtgtcgtacGGGTTAGGGGATGAtttggcagggatgtccttgtcccatcacgcactagtgactcctgtgacGGGGCGGGCACAGTACACGCTGAcccggtcgccaggtgtatggtatttcctctgacacattagtgtggctggcttccgagttaagtgggcattgtgtcaagaagcagtgcggcttggttgggttgtttcggaggacgcacggctcccGACCTTCGTTTCTCCCGAGTCCATAGGGAAGTTGCAGCAGTGAAACAAGACTGTAATGACCAATTGGACATCATGAaattggagagagaaaaaaaagaagaagagacttgtttgggccaagaaacacgagcaatggacattagacctgtgtaaatctgtcctttggtctgatgagtccaaatttgagatttttggtttcaaccgccttgtgagacgcagagtaggttaacgggtgatctctgcatgtgtagttcccactgtgaagcatggaggaggtctgatggtgtgggtgtgctttgctggtgaaacttctgtgatttatttagaattcaaggaacacttaaccagcatggctaccacagcattctgcagcaaaataccatcccatctggtttgtgcttagtaggactatcatttgtttttcaacaagacaatgacctaacacacctccaggctgtgtaagggatattgaccaagaaggagtgatggagtgctgcatcagatgacctggcctccacaatcaccagaattgagatggtttaggatgagttggaccgcagagtgaaggaaaagcagccaacaaatgctcagcatatgtgggaactccttcaagactgttggaaaagcatttcagttgaagttggttgagagaatgccaagagtgtgcaaagctgtcatcaaggcaaagggtggctactttgaagaatctcaaatatattttgatttgtttaacactgtttttggttactacattattccatatgtgctatttcagtAGCACATacagttctgatgtcttcactattattccacaatgtagaaaatagtaaatataaagaaaaacccttgaatgagtaggtgtgtccaaacttttgactgggactGTATGTGGCTAAACAAGAAGTAATTGATGTACAGTGTATTTTGTATACAGCAGTACTGTGTGTCTAAGACAATTTCCCCCTTGGGACATGTTACAGGTCCGTGATGTAGTCATTATTAATGGAGATGTCTCGCTGAGGTTTCTGCTACCTGCCGCCTGCAGCTCTTCAGTGTGACACCAGTCTTTGCACTGACATCATCCAGGTCCTTCTTGGTCCCCTTTGAGAGTTTCTTCCCAAGGACCTCTCGTACAAACACGCCATCGAACGTATAGTACCTTTACAGAAAGATgggcgagagggaggagaggggcgagagggaggagaggggcgagagggaggagaggggcgagagggaggagagggaggagaggggcgagagggaggagaggggcgagagggaggagaggggcaagagggaggagagagagacagattaggtGACGTTTAAGGCAGAGGAAGATAAGACGTTAAAAAGTGTTTCAGGAGATGGAGCACCTCTCTATGAGCATGGTTTGGCGATGAGGTGGGATCTGGAACAGCAGCTGATTGGCCAGTTTGGCGGGGCTGTGCAGGAGGCGCTCACACATCTGGAAGGTTCTGTACTGGTCCATGGTGTCACTGCGCAAAACCTCAGCACTGGCCTCACACTCCTCCAATACCCCTCCCTCCATACGTACCTTCACTGCATCATTCACTGAGGATGGGGCAGAAAGGAAACAGAATTCAAGGTTTATGTTAGAGATATTGATTAAGTATTTTTTTATGGATGACTGTGTCTAGTATATGTGTGTGAGTTGGTGAATGTTGTGGCCAATACCTGTGTAACCATCCAGCCAGAACTGATAGACTTCCTCATCCATAATGGTGGTGTTACCCACAAACACATCGAGTTCCACTGACATCTAAGTGGAAACAAGACAAATATGGTTTTAATAAGCGTCAATGTTTTCATTTCACTTGTCACAATACCTGTGGTATATTATTCACCACTTAAGAGTGCATTCAGGAAAGTATATAGACTcttagactttttccacattttgttacattacagccttttccaatctaaacacaatatcccataatgacaaaggggagaaaaaaaaacgtagcagcaacattatgtacaaaataccatctcttatgactgaaaagagcttctggacataagaacagcgattactcacctcgaattgGATAAATAATTTTTATTTCATGAGTCGGATGGGAAGGATATACTCCAAACACCCGAACAGGCCCTCATCCTCATCATACGCTGGAGAAAGAAACTGAGATTTTTGCAGAAAGAGATCGgtgtgccttgtgaggatcagacaaagagtggctaatctgccttttgCCATCAGtactgttagctaacgttcaatcactggaaaataaatgCAATAAACTGAAAGCacatatcctaccaacgggacattaaaaactgtactatcttatgtttcaccaaatCGTAGCTTAACGACGAcattaataacatacagctggcgggttatacactccatcggcaggatagaacagcagcctctggtaagacacaaggcgggggcctatgcatatttgtaaacaacagctggtgcacgatatctaaggaagtcttgaaGTTTTGCTCGCATGAGGTAGattatctcatgataagctgtagaccacactatcaccCTAGAGAGTTGTCATCTgtatttttgtagctgtctacaaACCACCCCAGACCGATGAcggcactaaaaccgcactcaatgagctgtataccgccataagcaaacaggaaaacgctcatccagaggcagcacTCCTAGTGGCTGAGGACTTTGATGCAGGGAAactaaatcagttttaccaaatttctctcagcatgttaaatatgtaaccagggaggggggggggacctttactccacacacagagacacgtacaaagctcatcctccatttggcaaatctaaccataattctatcctcctgatacctgtttacaagcaaaaattaaagcaggaagcaccagtgactggGTCTgtaaagtggtcagatgacacagatgctaaagtacagaactgttttgctagcacagactggtacatgttccaggattcttccggtggcattgaggagtacatcacattagtcactggcttcatcaataagtgcatcgatgtcATCGTcccaacagtgactgtacatacataccccaaccagaaaccatggattacaggcaacattcgcactgagctaaagggtagagctgccgctttcaaggagtgggactaaCCTGTAAGCTTATAAGATATCTCGCTATGCCcaccgacgaaccatcaaacaggcaaagcatcaaaaCAGGACTAAAATcaaattgtactacaccggctccgacgctcgtcggatgtggcagggcttgcaaactattacagactacaaagagaatcacagccaggagctgcccagtgacacaaccctaccagatgagctaaatcacttctatgctcgcttggaggcaaataacactgaaacatgcatgagagtatcagttgttccggacaactgtgtgattacgctctccacagccgatgtgagtaatacctttaaacaggtcaacattcacaaggccacagggtcAGACGGAttgccaggacgtgtactccgagcatacactgaccaactggcaagtgtcttcactgacatcttcaacctctccctgtctgtaataccaaGATGTTTCAAGCAgcccaccatagtccctgtgcccaagaacacgaaggtaATCTGCccaaatgactaccgacccatagcactcacgtctatagccatgaaatgctttgaaaggctggtcatggctcacatcaataccattatcccagaaaacctAGACCCACCCAATTTGCATATTGCCCCAACCACCCCAaccgatccacagatgatgcaatctctattgcaacCACAATgcccctttcacacctggacaacaggaacacctatgtgagaatgcaccatcgagaacatcctgacgggttgcatcactgcctggtatggcaactgctccaaccacttccaaccgcaaggcactacagagggtagtgcgtacggcccagtactaCACCAGGGACAAacctcctgccatccaggacctctataccaggtggtgtcagaggaaggccctaaaacttgtaaaagactccagccaccctagtcataaactgttatctctgctaccgcacggcaagcagtaccggagcaccaagccTAGGTCCAAAAGTCTTCTAaactgcttctacccccaagccataagactcctgaacatctaatcaaatggctacccagactatgcCCCCGCCCCcccacgctgctgctactactctgttattatgtatgcatagtcacttaaataactttacctacatgtagatattacctcaattacctcaacaccggtacccgcacattgactctgtaccagtacctcctgtatatagccgtgctattgttatttacttttgctctttaattatttgttattcttatctatTATCTATTATATCTACGATATTTTcttaactacattgttggtttagggcttgtaagttagcatttcactgtaaggtgaatctgttgtattcagcacatgtgacaaatataatttgatttgattcatttgaattgaccacaggtggactacaatcaagttgtagcaaTATCTCAAggctgatcaatggaaacaggatgcacctgagctcaatttcgagtctcatagcaaaaggtctgaatactatgtttttcattttcaataatttcacaaaaaaatcataaaaacctgttttcgctttatcTTCATGGGTtagtgtgtagatttatgaaatATATACACtggtcaaaaaaataaagggaacacttaaacaacaatgtaactccaagtcaatcacacttctgtgaaatcaaactgtccacttaggaagcaacatttgactgacaataaatgtcacatgcttttgtgcaaatggaatagacaacaggtggagattttaggcaattagcaagacacccccattaaaggagtggttctgcaggtggtgaccacagaccacttctcagttcctatgcttcctggctgatgttttggtcacttttgaatgctggtggtgccttcactctagtggtagcatgagacggagtcttacaac
Above is a genomic segment from Oncorhynchus gorbuscha isolate QuinsamMale2020 ecotype Even-year linkage group LG23, OgorEven_v1.0, whole genome shotgun sequence containing:
- the LOC124010577 gene encoding acidic fibroblast growth factor intracellular-binding protein B-like isoform X1, whose product is MSVELDVFVGNTTIMDEEVYQFWLDGYTVNDAVKVRMEGGVLEECEASAEVLRSDTMDQYRTFQMCERLLHSPAKLANQLLFQIPPHRQTMLIERYYTFDGVFVREVLGKKLSKGTKKDLDDVSAKTGVTLKSCRRQFDNFKRVFKVVEELKGPLVENIRQHFLLSDKLARDYAAIVFFANNRFETGKKKLHYLTFQDFAFCAGQLISNWTVGALDNMVEDMDVDLEKEFLQDLKELKILITDKDLLDQHKSLVCTALRGKTKAFNEMEANFKNLSRGLVNIAAKLTNTKDVRDFFIDLVEKFIEPCRSDKWTAGDMRLFLTHYTNSAHILDTFKHQVVWDRYMGVIKSCILKMYHD
- the LOC124010577 gene encoding acidic fibroblast growth factor intracellular-binding protein B-like isoform X3 codes for the protein MSVELDVFVGNTTIMDEEVYQFWLDGYTVNDAVKVRMEGGVLEECEASAEVLRSDTMDQYRTFQMCERLLHSPAKLANQLLFQIPPHRQTMLIERYYTFDGVFVREVLGKKLSKGTKKDLDDVSAKTGVTLKSCRRQFDNFKRVFKVVEELKGPLVENIRQHFLLSDKLARDYAAIVFFANNRFETGKKKLHYLTFQDFAFCAGQLISNWTVGALDNMVEDMDVDLEKEFLQDLKELKILITDKDLLDQHKSLVCTALRGKTKAFNEMEANFKVRDNTCLC
- the LOC124010577 gene encoding acidic fibroblast growth factor intracellular-binding protein B-like isoform X2, giving the protein MSVELDVFVGNTTIMDEEVYQFWLDGYTVNDAVKVRMEGGVLEECEASAEVLRSDTMDQYRTFQMCERLLHSPAKLANQLLFQIPPHRQTMLIERYYTFDGVFVREVLGKKLSKGTKKDLDDVSAKTGVTLKSCRRQFDNFKRVFKVVEELKGPLVENIRQHFLLSDKLARDYAAIVFFANNRFETGKKKLHYLTFQDFAFCAGQLISNWTVGALDNMVEDMDVDLEKEFLQDLKELKILITDKDLLDQHKSLVCTALRGKTKAFNEMEANFKNLSRGLVNIAAKLTNTKDVRDFFIDLVEKFIEPCRSDKWTAGDMRLFLTHYTNSAHILDTFKYRCAALSTTTSRQLLSS